Within Planctomycetia bacterium, the genomic segment CGATTGATGATCAGGCCCATGTCCTGGACCGCGACGAATTTCTTCATGCGGACGATACCGGTTTCGGCATCGACCGCGACATGGGCCATTTGCACGCCGCCCACGCCGGAACCTGAGAGCGGACTATTGCCGCTTGGCTGATAGACGCCGGTCGCTTCCAGCGGTCTCATGCCGAGCGTGGCGCAGGCTTCCTTCCAGGCGAGCCCTTGGTCCGGCTTGCCACGAACCTGAATACGGCCGACGACGACTTCCAGTTGATCTGCCGTGGTATTGAGCTTGGGCGCGACTGTTTCGAACAACTGCGCCAACGCGTTCAGCGCCGCCCGACGGTGCGATTCGGAAACGCCGCCCACGGTTGTACTGCCGCCCGAGGGTCCGCTGACCGGCAGCTTCGACGTGCCGATGTTGACCTGCACGTCGGCGACGTTGAGTCCGAGCGTTTCGGCGACAATCACCGCGCACACCGTGCGCGTGCCGGTTCCCAGGTCTTGGGTGCCGCAGAAGGTTTCGACGCCACCGGTCGGAAAGATCTTCAGCGTGCAGTTTGACGCGTGCCCCGCGCCGCCCCACGTGTGGAGCGATACGCCCAGGCCTTCCACGACGGAACCGTTGACCGGTCCCTTGCCGTGCGGATGCCACTTGGCCTTCCAGTCCATCAGTTTCGCCGCGATCTCGAGTTCCGCGAGGTACACCTCCGGCGTTTGCTGCGAAGCGATATTCGGGATGTTCTTGCGAAACACTTCCAAACTATCGGCGCCCATCTTGGCCGCCAGATCGTCATAGGCGGTCTGCGACATGGCGCAGGCCTGCGGATGACCTGGGGCGCGCCAGGCGCGGGCCTGCGGGACGTTCGTGCGGATGTTCGTCGAATTGACGCGCAGGTTCTTCGGCCGGAAGACGTATGGAATGATGGTCTGGCTGACGGCGCCGCCGCTAAATCCGCCGCTTCCCCAGTGCGTCGAATCCCAGACTTGCACCACGCCGTCCTTGTCAGCCCCCAGGCGGACTTTCAAATACCCCGAGGGGCGATGACCGCCGAGCTTGAGTTCCTGCTCCCGCGAGAGCATGAATTTCACCGGACGTCCGGTCGCCTTGGAGATCTGAGCGGCCGCGATGCTCCAATAGTCGGCCGCGAACTTACTGCCGAAGCCGCCGCCGATGTACTGACAGATCACTTCGACATCTTCGGGACCGATCTGTAACGCCGCGGCAAAGCCCTCGTCGGTGCCGGAGACGTTCTGCGTGGACAGGTACGCCTTGAGCTTCGCGCCTTCCCAGGCGACGGTGACGCCGTGCGGTTCCAGGCAGCAGTGCGTGATCACGTCGGCGCCGTAGTAGCCTTCGACGACGTAGGCGCTTTCTTTCAGCAGCCGTTCGATTTCTTTTTCGATGAATTCATCTTCGTCGTCATCGTCGCCAGGTTCGTTCTCAGTTTCCGCGCGACCGCCGCCGGGGCTGGTGAGCTTGGCATCCGTGGCGGCCTGGAGATTCTCGTCGTCCAAGAACGCCGGCAGGACTTCATAAGCCAGGCGAAGTTTGTCGACGCCTTCCATCGCCGCGCCTTCGGTCTCGGCGGCGACGGCGACCAGCAACTCGCCTTCCCAATTGATTTCCTTACCGACTTCCGCGTGCGGGAAAACATGTACGTGGACGACGCCAGCTACTTTCAGCGCGGCGCTCGTGTCGAGGCCCGTGATCCGGCAATGGGCGTGCGGACAGCCCAAGGCCAGTACAATCAGTTGCTTGGGCAGATTGATGTCGTAGGTGTATTTCGCCGCACCGGTGGCCTTCACGAGTCCGTCGAGGCGTTGATGCCGTTTGCCGATCAACCGCGCCTGGTCGGACGCGGGCCAGGTGTATTGCACTTCAGCCATTGACATCTCCCTTGACGACGGCCACGGCGGCTTGAATGACATTCGCGTACGTGCCGCAGCGGCAAATATTCCCGTTGAGCCCGGCGCGGATCTCGTCAATCGTCGCTTTCGGATTTTTGTTGAGAAACGCCCGCACCGCCACGACGAAGCCAGGCGTGCAGAAGCCGCACTGCTCCGCATCGTGCGTGACAAACGCGCGGACTACGGGATCGACCTTGTCGCCGCCCAGGCTTTCCACGGTTTCAATTCGCTTCCCTTGGCAGGCGACTGCCAGGAGCAGCGAGGCCATCATCGGCTTGCCGTCGACCAGTACGGTACACGCGCCGCTACTGCCATCGAGGCTGACGGGCTTCGCGCCGGTCAGATCCAGTTGATAGCGCAACGTTTCGAGCAGCGTGTCGCGAGGCTCGACTTTCACCGTGTGTTCGGCGCCGTTGACGTCCAGCTTGATCGTCGTCGATTCACGCACGACGACGGCCGCTTCGTCTTGGGCCTTGGCGAGTTCCGCCTGGTGAAGTGCGGTGGCCGCGGCGACCGCGCCGGAGCCTTTCAGAAATGCGCGGCGATTGACGCCCGACCGCGCGTTGGACCCTGGGTCTTTCCCCGTCATTCGTAGTCGCCTTATGCAGAAGGAGCGACGCGCGAGTCAGGATCGTTGACAAGCGTTCGCTGGCGGAAAGCTGGACTAGCGGGACGTGATTATACGGCCTGTCAAAGGAGAAGCAACACTTTTGCGAGAATTGTTGGCGAGGTCCCATCAGACACGATTTGCGCGACGGTCCAAGGTAGAAGCATGGCCGCGTCAGGGGGCAATCGGCCGGCGGCGCAGCTCGATGGGGCCCTGGCAGCATTCGCACAATTTGAGTTCAAACATCGCGATCGCGCAGACGTCGCACCAATAGTCGAGCTCCGCGCGGCTGCCGTCGGACGTGACTTCCAGAATCTGCAAGACTTGCAGTAGCGGAGTCTTTTGATAGCGTCGCACGACCAACTCCAGCTCCATCGTTCGCAGCCGTTCATCAAGACGAAACGCGCGGCCGCGCGAATCTTCGAGCAACGGCACGACCTCGGCTTCTGCGGTCGTGATGGCCAAGGTTCGTTCGCTCGCTTCGGGGGACAACTCCAGGCCGAAACGTTCACGTAGCGCGTCCCCCAGCCAGCCGACGCGACCTGTGACACGGACTACTTCGAAGTCGGCTTTGGCCGAATCATCGGCGTTGGCAGAGCCAAACGGCAATGCCAGCCCAGCGCCGAGCGACAAGGTGAGCAGTTCACGGCGCGATCGCAACGTGGCCATGGAGAACTCCGACTACTCGTTCGCGTGGCCGATCACGACAACATCGAGCGGCAGGTCTTTTTCTTCCGCGCCGACGCGTCCCTTGCCGTTCAAGCGAAGCAACCGCCAGTCGTTCGCTTCGTCGTGCCGTAGTTTTTCACCATCTGTCGATGCGGCCTTCAAGGCCAGCATCGCGGGGTGCGCGGTGCCGGCCGCCTCGGCGGCGTCTTTCATCAAGGATTCCAAATCGCGCGCTTCAGGCGACGGATCGGCGGCGGCTTTGTTCAACAACAGGAAATCACGCGTGGGCGAAGTGCCCACGTGCGCGCCGTCGACCGGTTGCTGCGCGTAGCGGAGCGTATACACGCCCTTCGCGACGCCTTGATCGCGAAAATCGCCGGTCTTGCGCGGCAGCCGCAACACGCCGATCAACTGACCGGGCGTAAACGGGTACAAGACGTCTCCCTCGGGCGTGAACGACTTGAGTTCCCACGATTTGAGGAGCCAGATCTCGCAAACAACGCGAGTGCCGTCGCGCACGACCTTAACGCCGCTGCCGCCGAGTTGATCCGCGACGGCGGCAGCCACTTCCTCGGCGGGAGCGCGAGTCTCGATCGATTCAACGGTGTATTCCTGGCACCAGGCAGGCAGCGGGCAACACGTCAGCACGCCGATCAATGTCAGAAGGAAAACGCGGACCAGCGACAACATGGCGGCGCCTTGGTGTAACTACATGATGGAAGTTTCGGTACGGATGACTAGCGAACCGCGTTGCCTAGTAAACGAACGTGCCCATGTAGGCGCTGCGGCTGTCGGGCGCCGACCAGCGTTGGCCCAGGCCGCGACCGCGGAATTCGTTTTCGATGCAGACGCCGGCGGCGAAGTTTTCCAGCCGAGCGAGCGGCGGATAGTAGGCGGCCTCATTGCCGCAGATGCAGTCGCCCACGCGCGCGGCGCGGGTCGAGAGCTTGACCACTTTGCCGACTTCGAGCTTTCCGCGCAGGTCGAGAACATCCAGCGACATGCTGATCGGTTGAGACTCAACCTTGACGACGTGCTCGCCGGCGCGGCCGACCTGCTGACGAGCAAAGTCGACGAGGGCGTCGCGTTGTTCCGAAGTGGCGCGTTCGTCCACCAGGATCATTGACTTAAGTTCGCGACCGTTGTCGATGCCCTCGAAGGCCAGCGTGTCGGAGGAGTGGACGACGACCACGACGCTGAGGCCGGCGAGATCGACGCCCGCATGGTCTCCTTGAGATACGTTCCAGGCGAGGATTGCGCACTTGCCGGCCAGGCCGGATTCGGAATTCGCGAAGCAAGGCCCCGTGTAGACCTGGCACGTGCGGCTTTCGAGGTACGCGCCTTCAAGTTTCGCGGCGTGGGTCACCGAATTCGCGGCGGCCAGCACGATGGAAGCAAACAGCAGACCGGACAGCACGCGATGCGACATGGGAGGACCCTTCCTGAAAAACTGACAACTCCCCCGCGGAACGGCACCCACAGTTTAGCCATTGGGCCGCCCGAGGTCCACTTGGGGGCACTACTTCCGCGGCCCGACTGGATCGGCTGCGAAGTTATCGGCAGAATGGACACCTGGGGTTGTGCCGTGGGCCGCTCCACGCGGTACACTGCGCAACCGATGAAGTGAACGGTACTTGTCGAGACGTCACCGCGAGGGCTTTATGTCACGATCCCAGCAACGACTCAACGCACATCGTCGCTGGGCGATGATGCTAGCAATTGCCTTGATGGCGCTTCGCGCGCCGGCTCGTGCCGACGATGAAGCCGATTTCTCGCCACGGACTGAGGAGCGGCAACTGCCTCGCTCCATGCGCGCGGAAATGAGCGAGCTGCCGCGCGTCACCGTCGGAACCCGCGACGCCGATATCGTGGGCGTCGATGGTCGCGCCTTGCAGGCCGCCGTGGATTACGTTGCGGCGCTCGGCGGCGGCATCGTAGAGATCGGCCCGGGCGAGTTCGCGATGTCAGACTCGCTGCATTTGCGTCCGTTCGTGACGGTGCGGGGCACGCCCGGCGAGACGATTCTGCGCAAAACGAAGGCGGACGTGTCTGCCCTCGCGCTCGACGGCGATTACGGCGAGGAGCAAATCACGCTTGTAAGTCCCGAAGGGTTCGGCGTCGGCGCCGGTGTGGCGATCTGGGACGACAACGCGGGCGGGTTTCATACGACCGTGGCGCGGATCACGGGGCGCAGCGGTAACACTTTTTCGATTGATAAGCCGCTAAACGCCGACTGCCTGGCGGCCAGCCACGCGCAAGCGGCCACGGTGTTTGCCGTCATCAGCGGCTACGGCGCCGAAGGGGCGCGCGTCGAACACGTGACGGTGGAAGGAAATCAGGCTGAGAACGTCGCGCTGAACGGCTGCCGGGGCGGCGGCGTATTTTTGTATCGGTGCCACGGCGCGGTCATCGAGGACTGCCTGGTTCGCAATTACCACGGCGATGGCATCAGCTTTCAACAGTCGAACGACGTACGGGTCGAGCGCTGTGTTTCGGCGGATAACGCGGGGTTGGGCTTGCACCCGGGGAGCGGCTCGCAGCGGGCGGTCGTCCGCGAATGTGTCGCGCGCGGCAATCGAGAGGATGGCTTGTTTCTTTGCTGGCGGGTGCGGCACGGGCTGTTCGAAAAGAACGTGTTGGAGAACAACGGGCGGTTCGGCATCTCGATCGGACATAAGGACAGCGACAATCTGCTGCGCGACAACCTCGTCCGGCTCAATGGCGAGGATGGCGTGATGTTCCGGAATGAGACGGTCGGTATGGCGGCGCACCGCAATCGGTTGGAGAACAATCGCATTGAGGACAATGGCGCCACGGAGCCTGCCGCGGGGATTCGCGTGCGCGGTTCCACGGACGGGCTGGTGTTTCGCAACAACATCATCCGCGACACGCGGCCGATGAATGAACAGACCCAAGCAGTCGGCATCCGGATCGAGGAAGACGCCGGCGAAGTGACTCTGGACGGCAACGACGTGCGAGCGAAGACGACTGTTGACGATCGCAGATCGCCGAAGCCGTGAGACAGGACCATGTTGGCGGCGCCCAGCGTGGTACTCTGGCAGGCGAGAGATCGCGATCGCATTGGCACAGGTCAGTCAGAAGAATCTGCATTACTTGATGGAATGCGCCTGTCGAGACGCGTAGTCCAGCAAGCTATGGCGGCTACCAGGGCACTGCCGGCGGCGGTCAGGAACAACGGCGCATAAGAGTCAAACTGGTCGCGAAGGTTCGCCAGGATCACCGGTCCCAGGGCGGAGGCAAACACGGTGATGGTTTGCACGACCGCTTGGATTGCGCCGAGGTGCTGGCGGCCAAAGGCATGTCCATAGGCCGCGAAGAAAACTACGGTGACAATGCCGCCTGAGACGCCCAAGCCCGCGGCATAGACGATGGCGGTCGTGGTCGAAGTCACGAACGGAAACATCGCCAGCGTCAGCGCAAGGACCGCCATGCCAATCGCCAGGATGCGTTCCATCGGCCATTTCTTGGCTAGGTATCCGGCCATGATGTTCGTCGGCAATCCGCTGAATGCCAAGACCGCCATCACCATGATGAACGCGTCGTGATCGAGACCTTGCTCCGCGAGAATCGATTCGTTGAACAGCGTGATCGCCGACCAGACGAGATTGAACAGCGACGTCGCCAGCG encodes:
- a CDS encoding xanthine dehydrogenase family protein molybdopterin-binding subunit; protein product: MAEVQYTWPASDQARLIGKRHQRLDGLVKATGAAKYTYDINLPKQLIVLALGCPHAHCRITGLDTSAALKVAGVVHVHVFPHAEVGKEINWEGELLVAVAAETEGAAMEGVDKLRLAYEVLPAFLDDENLQAATDAKLTSPGGGRAETENEPGDDDDEDEFIEKEIERLLKESAYVVEGYYGADVITHCCLEPHGVTVAWEGAKLKAYLSTQNVSGTDEGFAAALQIGPEDVEVICQYIGGGFGSKFAADYWSIAAAQISKATGRPVKFMLSREQELKLGGHRPSGYLKVRLGADKDGVVQVWDSTHWGSGGFSGGAVSQTIIPYVFRPKNLRVNSTNIRTNVPQARAWRAPGHPQACAMSQTAYDDLAAKMGADSLEVFRKNIPNIASQQTPEVYLAELEIAAKLMDWKAKWHPHGKGPVNGSVVEGLGVSLHTWGGAGHASNCTLKIFPTGGVETFCGTQDLGTGTRTVCAVIVAETLGLNVADVQVNIGTSKLPVSGPSGGSTTVGGVSESHRRAALNALAQLFETVAPKLNTTADQLEVVVGRIQVRGKPDQGLAWKEACATLGMRPLEATGVYQPSGNSPLSGSGVGGVQMAHVAVDAETGIVRMKKFVAVQDMGLIINRTGAESQINGAVIMGIAYALFEQRIMDQATGAFVNSSMETYKLPRLGDIGEIVVELYEPEDQRKRGVIGLGEPPVIGPGAAISNAVCNALGVRVPVIPMTPARVLEAIQKSAKRT
- a CDS encoding DUF1326 domain-containing protein: MSHRVLSGLLFASIVLAAANSVTHAAKLEGAYLESRTCQVYTGPCFANSESGLAGKCAILAWNVSQGDHAGVDLAGLSVVVVVHSSDTLAFEGIDNGRELKSMILVDERATSEQRDALVDFARQQVGRAGEHVVKVESQPISMSLDVLDLRGKLEVGKVVKLSTRAARVGDCICGNEAAYYPPLARLENFAAGVCIENEFRGRGLGQRWSAPDSRSAYMGTFVY
- a CDS encoding (2Fe-2S)-binding protein translates to MTGKDPGSNARSGVNRRAFLKGSGAVAAATALHQAELAKAQDEAAVVVRESTTIKLDVNGAEHTVKVEPRDTLLETLRYQLDLTGAKPVSLDGSSGACTVLVDGKPMMASLLLAVACQGKRIETVESLGGDKVDPVVRAFVTHDAEQCGFCTPGFVVAVRAFLNKNPKATIDEIRAGLNGNICRCGTYANVIQAAVAVVKGDVNG
- a CDS encoding right-handed parallel beta-helix repeat-containing protein, yielding MSRSQQRLNAHRRWAMMLAIALMALRAPARADDEADFSPRTEERQLPRSMRAEMSELPRVTVGTRDADIVGVDGRALQAAVDYVAALGGGIVEIGPGEFAMSDSLHLRPFVTVRGTPGETILRKTKADVSALALDGDYGEEQITLVSPEGFGVGAGVAIWDDNAGGFHTTVARITGRSGNTFSIDKPLNADCLAASHAQAATVFAVISGYGAEGARVEHVTVEGNQAENVALNGCRGGGVFLYRCHGAVIEDCLVRNYHGDGISFQQSNDVRVERCVSADNAGLGLHPGSGSQRAVVRECVARGNREDGLFLCWRVRHGLFEKNVLENNGRFGISIGHKDSDNLLRDNLVRLNGEDGVMFRNETVGMAAHRNRLENNRIEDNGATEPAAGIRVRGSTDGLVFRNNIIRDTRPMNEQTQAVGIRIEEDAGEVTLDGNDVRAKTTVDDRRSPKP